One Phoenix dactylifera cultivar Barhee BC4 unplaced genomic scaffold, palm_55x_up_171113_PBpolish2nd_filt_p 002327F, whole genome shotgun sequence DNA segment encodes these proteins:
- the LOC120109530 gene encoding uncharacterized protein LOC120109530, whose protein sequence is MPFPMKIQPIDAMDILRSERAKPVAKSRLKRLFERQFQFPAVRRISSAEKLAAAAVDSEPSSLCLDKMVQSFMEDNNSEKPSRCGRHRCNCFHGNCDDSPDVDTDFPAVTGDAPPIIPTTSDAAEFVKGLVLCTSVAERNLLADASRIVENTKIGGKWTEDSRRAVADGLRALGYDAAVCKSRWEKSTSFPAGEYVYVDVIVTRERLLVDVDFRSEFEIARSTKSYRAVLQSLPCIFVGKEDRLQQIVAVVCEAARQSLKKKGLHFPPWRKPEYMRAKWLSSYERTAPIISSETREQRSNGEGEVQARGESEYGKENDNSGGRGAGAAHSIVAKEVVATAEAAAEEVTVAGLPWQPPAVKPKAAHSGAKVVTGLASVLKEKP, encoded by the exons ATGCCGTTTCCCATGAAGATCCAACCGATCGATGCGATGGACATTCTGAGGAGCGAGCGGGCCAAGCCGGTGGCGAAATCACGGCTGAAGCGGCTCTTCGAGCGGCAATTCCAATTCCCGGCCGTGCGGAGGATATCTTCGGCCGAGAAGCTTGCCGCCGCGGCCGTTGATTCGGAGCCGAGCTCGTTGTGCCTAGACAAGATGGTCCAGAGCTTCATGGAGGACAACAACAGCGAGAAGCCGTCCCGCTGCGGCCGCCACCGCTGCAACTGCTTCCATGGTAACTGCGACGACAGCCCTGACGTGGACACTGACTTCCCTGCCGTCACAGGCGACGCCCCTCCGATAATCCCCACCACCTCCGATGCCGCTGAGTTCGTCAAG GGTTTGGTGCTCTGTACGAGTGTGGCGGAGAGGAATCTCTTGGCGGACGCGTCGAGAATCGTGGAGAATACCAAGATCGGCGGAAAATGGACAGAAGATTCCAGAAGGGCCGTCGCCGACGGCCTCCGCGCCCTCGGCTACGACGCCGCCGTCTGCAAGTCTCGCTGGGAGAAATCCACCTCCTTTCCGGCCG GGGAATACGTGTACGTGGACGTGATCGTGACCAGGGAGCGGTTGCTGGTGGACGTGGACTTCCGATCGGAGTTCGAGATCGCACGGTCGACGAAGAGCTATCGGGCTGTGCTGCAATCGCTCCCGTGCATCTTCGTCGGGAAGGAGGACCGGCTGCAGCAGATCGTCGCCGTCGTCTGCGAGGCGGCGCGGCAGAGCCTCAAGAAGAAGGGCCTCCACTTTCCGCCGTGGCGGAAGCCCGAGTACATGCGGGCCAAGTGGCTCTCCTCCTACGAGCGAACGGCCCCGATCATCTCCTCAGAAACCAGGGAACAACGATCCAACGGCGAAGGAGAAGTCCAAGCGAGAGGAGAGTCGGAATATGGAAAGGAGAATGACAACAGCGGCGGCCGCGGCGCTGGCGCTGCCCATTCGATCGTGGCCAAGGAAGTAGTAGCCACCGCTGAGGCGGCAGCGGAGGAGGTCACGGTGGCGGGGTTGCCGTGGCAGCCGCCGGCGGTGAAGCCGAAGGCCGCTCATAGTGGGGCGAAGGTAGTCACCGGTTTGGCTTCTGTTCTCAAAGAGAAACCCTGA